GTACGACTAAGCCATCGTTTTTCTGTTAAAGAAAAAGTAGAGACATAAAATTCATGTTCAATACATTGTGACActtattaaagcaaagcaaagcttccATTGAAGTCTCAATATTTGCCAAAATAACATAACatcctttctttgtttcctagATTTTTCTGCCACTGCAAACTCAAAATTGGTGGTGCTTACCATTAATTCTTTAGGCAATGCTCAGTCGTACCTAGATGTTGTACAAAGCAATGTAGAACTGTTCAGAGGTATAATTCCATCAATAGCACATTACAGTCAAAACAGTGTACTGCTTGTAGCTTCGCAACCAGGTATGgcaatttttatctttttaatttattgttccCTAGATAATgtttttttgtaattaattttCCCTTACTAAGTAGGTGTATGATCGTTAATGGAAATGATAATGTGTGCCCTTTTGTCACAATCCTCGACTACAAGACTGCAATTCTAAAGATTAGATCAAAAAATTTGGACTGCTAAATGGGGGCAGTTACAGAGAGACTGTAACTCacattacaacagcttcactgtttACTCTTCTGACTCTAGGAACAATAAAGTGCTATGATCTTTAAAGTTGTATACTTGGTTCCAGAGTCCAGACTATTTGAAAGATTATATACCCCCTTTATAAGCCTGCCTGCTTACAAAGATCTGCagaagagacctttctcttggttccaccacctttaGAGACTTCCTTGGTAAGGAGGGCTTGTTCGGTATCTGCTTCCAGATTGTGGAATTCTCTGCCTAAGGAGGCTGGGTTGGCTATCTCTCTAATGTCCTTCCCATAGAACACAAAATATTGTTTAGGCAGGTCTTTGGCAGCTAACTGATTGCTAAGAACAGAGTTTTGAAGAAGGTGCTGCATTGTTTTGTaatctgagtgatttttaaaaggcttgaaACTGTGTTCTGTTTTTCAATACTAAAAATGATTTAATGGTGTTTAATATTTAtcctgtattttttaaaactgtaagttCTCTTTGGTCCCAATGTTTGGAGAAAGGTAGGATGTAAAATAGATGAAACTATGAAATAAATGAAGTCCCCTATTTGAAACTTCCATGGGTTATGTGTATTTTGACATATGTAAAAATCTAAGCCAGAATTCTGTCGAAAACTGTGTGTACAACAGTAATCATTTAAGCACTTTGCACATTCTGGGAAGATGTACTGTATGTTGCACAACTGGTCACACACTGGTGGCAAAATTGGTAACAGAACGCCCACTCTGCCAAAGGTGTGTGCACACCTTTCCCCTCTCCCAACAGGAGTCTGGCCCTAGTATTTTGACATCTTCTTTTAGACAAGGgttggatattaaaaaaaaaaccctgttcatTCCTGATTCCAAATGTTTGTGTGAAACATCAGTTGCATGATCTTTAACACTCTAGTGAAAAGTCCAGTAGAAATTAGTAGGTGTATCCATTGACATTCATCTATTTGACATTAGCTAAGGCAAACACAAAGCATGACCTATAAAACCTTATACAGTTTGGGTCTCAGCTATCTGATGATTCTTATCTACTTATCTGAGCCAACCTGAGTTTTAGATCTGTTGTGGGCAACTTTCCTCTGAGTCCTCCTATCTTCAAAAGCAtctttggtgaggacacaagagaggaccgTTTCAGTGGCTGCTTTACACacagttttaaatatgttttatttctttctttatttaaaatatttttacctcacctttctcctaaaaaggagccaaggcggcttacaacaattaaaagacatttaaaagctaaaaacagtaagtatacaaatatttaaaaagaattaaacaagtgttatattaaaaatgggcaataaaatcaatactaaaaacacatttaaaaaccacagggcacaacaatccattccaaaagaaaaccctctcagactcactaaggaaaagcttgcctgaagagaaaagtcttcttcatctgtttgcagaaggacagcaaagatggggctaatctggcctcccgtgggagggaatcccaaagtctgggagcagcaacagggaaggccctctcctgtgttcccatcagatgcacctgtgaaggtggtgggactgagagaaaggcctcccctgattatcttaattccTGGACAGGCttatagagggagatgcagtctttcagATCACTTGGAGCCAAGCTGTTTAGGGATATATAGATTAAaatcatcactttgaattgtgcccggaaacaaattggcagccagtggagctgctgtaacaaggggagggggggtcatGTGATCCCAGTAACCAGTcacagttagcaatttggctgTGACATTTTAGACctcaaagacacccccccccccatagagtgcgttacagtaatccagccaagatgtaactacTAGGGCATGTGGCAGATCGGACTTCTCAAGAAACTGGCACAGCTAGTTTTAACTGTACAAAGGTACTCCTGGCCAtggctgaaacctgggcatccaagctcagagaTGAATGCAGGGGCACCCACATGCTGTGGATTTCAAACTGTTTACTACTAgtctttccagatttttaaaaatctaatttttttttgcatgcatttcTAATCCATTTGTGAGTTGCCTTTGATACTTCTACTAGAACAAAGGCGGCTTAAGTGgagtggaatggaatggaatagaGTAGAATATTGCACCAATTCTCTCACTGTAGGAGGAAGCCATTCTTAATGCTGCaatgaaaacagtaaaataataataagcaaaagcaaaatgtgattTTGTTATCTCTGTTCTATGGAATGAGTGAATATAGTCCTTTTGAAACATAAAATGGTgtaagaaatattttgaaaataacctACTGACAAATCCTTAACGTTATTTGTTGGAGATTTTATTCTTATCATTGAATGAATATAATTGCTGGGCTTCAGTTTTTTATACTTGCTAAAATGTAAAGTCAATATTTTTAGTAGATTGTGAACATCCATGTTGCATTGAAGTAATAAGAAAATGTTTTGTGCCTTTTTGATGTTTGTTGACTGTACAGTGGAAATAATGACATACGTGTCCTGGAAGATGAGTGGGTTTCCTAGGAGCAGAGTTATTGGTATTGGCTGTAACCTAGACTCTGCAAGATTCCAATATATTGTTTCAAACATAATGAAAGCCCAAACCAAAGGCAAAGTTAATTGGATTATTGGTGAACAAGGggaaaataaaggtaaaattCTAACTGTTTATGTGATTCAGAACTCAGCATTTTAGATCTGCTCAGAATTATGTGTGAAAACATAATTTGGTCGTTACTGCCTTTTCTGAGAAAGCACTTTAAACCTTTTACTCACTTTATAGAAGTATTTAAAATGCAGACCTACTATAAACCAGGTGTGAGTGACTCTgtagatcagtgatggcgaacctatggcacgcgtgccacatctGGCACGCGAAGCCCTTCTGGCACACGAGTGAGTGGCTCACCCACCCATCCTtatggaaacaaaccttttgaagtggctgcagctgggattccccctttctcttcctgttctgggtcctttaacttcctgtctgtccccacgATTCCCCCTTTAATTTCCTATCCGTCCCcttgattccccctgaaactgccacttcctgttctggttctggtcttctcggcggcacggcagccactggtttcttccccaccccctcattttgggcacttgagctGAAAAAGATTTGCctccactgctctagatgatgtTGGGATACAAGTATCCGGGTCCCTAACCATTAGTTATACTGGCTATGGAGACAGGACCTATCATCCGCCAATATCTGGAGTGGCAGAATTTCCTGGTACTGTGTATAACTTCTGTAATTTGCTTGATAAATAGCTAAGAGGAGAATAATGAAATTCCTAAAGGGAATAATGAAATTCTATCTGCTGTGCCACATTACTCTGTTGCTTATTTTGCGGTTCTGGTCTGCACTGTCTTTACAATACATTtggtttgttattgttattgtgtcTAGAAGCAGGAAAGCCACCTACTATGACCTCATGTAAATCTGTTATGTTACTGGTTCATCTCAACAGGATGCACTCttattttaagagaaaaatgttgtgaACTGAAGTCAGAAAGGAGAAAGCTAATTCCTGGATTTTTTTGTAACACAGAATATACTtttaagaattggaaaaatagaaacatttatcTATAGAATCCTACAACTGTTTATAAAGTTATTTAATGTAAAAGCACATACTCTGAAGAGAAGttcttattaaaataaaactttaaatgtCTGAAGCATAATTTATTGTTATCATTTCATTTAGTGACAGCTTGTAGCAGCTCTAATTCAGCGGGAGAATATCAGAGTGAAGATTTAACAGATGATAATGCTGATCATCTGTTGGCCAACAGGTAAAATACCTACAGTATGATGTTGTACATGCCAATTCAGAAGTGTGCCCCCCTGATTTTAGTCATGCCTGCTCCAAGGTAAGTAGATAGTCTAAACATGCATTTTTATTTAGTTCTGAATAACAGAGTAGTCTTACCTTTTTGTAGGTAGAACATTTGAAAGACACTTTTTGATAAGTTCAGGTATATCAAGGTGTGTTTGATTGTTTCCAAGGGCCATGTTGTTTGAGGGAGACCACATTTTAAATgctaaatttatttgtttattgttcttttgttgtttgtttttatgtagaGCCCTAGAAGTTCTAAAAGGCAAAGGTCAAAGATCCTGGTCTGTGGGCTTGTCAGTAGCTGACCTGGCTGACAGTATACTGAATGATAAAAGAAAAGTGCATTCCATATCAACTATGGTAAAGGTAAGTATGACAGTAAAGcacaaggaactggaaaaatccAGTTAAATCAAGTATGCAAGGAGAGCGACTTTCAAAATGTAAAAAGATTtagttttacccattaaaacagcCCAATGTCTTTTGCCCAATAGATTAATTatggccttcttcaggggctatgaaggaaaaaagaaagagtcaATACAACCATGTTACACTTAAATATAAAGGTAAATTTATTCCTGTAACAGCCGTCTTCAGAATGTCTTATACCTAGAGGTAAAATATCATCACCAATAGATATTTGAGATAATCTGTTTCCAAGTTTCACTGAGTGAGAAATTGTAATGCACTGAGAGggaaaaatataatatttatatttcccATGCTCTTTTGCAACATTTTTATACAGGTGGAAGAAAACATCCAGGGCTCATAAGGTGCATAtagataaatatataaacaatacaTGAAGTAGAACATTCCTTTGGACAACTATTTTGTAGAACACCACTCCTTGAAAGACTTATGTTTTCATGCGACAGATTTAATCCATAAAGTAGTAAGATTTTACTGAAAAGAGAAATGGACTAGCTATTAAGATTACAAATACTGGCTCCTGAGGTTTAAATacatttcattattatttatttattagttatttcAACTTACATACCATCCCAAATGGTATATAAGGATGAAGAACTGGAGTTTCTCCCATTCTCTTGAGGCCTTACTATTTGCATACACCTCTTGCATTGTCTGAGTCCTTGTATCTTGAGGTGGTATAGTATGCCCCTGAAATTACCTGCTAAAGCCTAAATCAGATATTTCACTGGCTTTGTGGCACCAACACAGTTGAAACCTTATCCTTTCTCCATTCCAGCAGCCCTGAGAATTCTGGGTAACATAATACCCCTGCCACAGAATATATTTTTCTCAGTTCTTCTCTCAAGTATGCATAGTACTATCTCCTCAAGTACCTCAGGTTTTGACACAAAGGAAAAGATGACTGAGTCTATGCCCCATATGAGTGAAAATATCAAATACTTTTGTATATGCaataatatgttttatgtatatgatgttttcccattttaGGGCCATTACAATATAAATTGTGAAGTATTTTTGAGTATGCCTTGTGTACTTGGAATCAATGGAGTGACTGAAATGATCAGTCTATCCGCTGAGAGTGCAGTAACAGAAAAGCTACAGTCAAGTGCTGCCTCAATTCATGATCTTCAACAGCAGTTGAAACTTTGATTACCGTGGAGCATAGCTTCTGCCCACAAAACAGTGtcctttttcaatatattttgcaATATATCAAATATTTTATTACTTGGCTGCTGGCCTGCCTGCTGAAAAAATACTACACAACATGGAAGCTGTATCTTCATTTCAGTGTATTTAATGGTAAGCAAAAGTCAAGAACCTCTCTGTGAAGGAAACCCTTACAACAAAAATAATTACATAGGATGGAAATATTTAAATGGAGTATGAAAATGTAGTGTATTTTGATAGGATACCAGCACAAAAATTCATTCTAGTTTCATATCCTATATTCAGTTGTACATTTTTGCTATATTTT
The Pogona vitticeps strain Pit_001003342236 chromosome 1, PviZW2.1, whole genome shotgun sequence genome window above contains:
- the UEVLD gene encoding ubiquitin-conjugating enzyme E2 variant 3 isoform X1 — its product is MEFSEETLRKWLSKYKFRDLTIEELKSVHELYPNIRFTMSTYTFKDGSQKDLLNFSGTVPVKYQGNSYNIPVCLWILDSHPFTPPICFLKPTANMGVSIGKHVDARGRIYLPYLQHWSHPRSTIIGLTEEMIAKFEEELPLYSLSSTDAARQLELLSYIAKITEGENNIQSKGNGKKDDGRFNKVTVIGAGDLGLACALAISAKDVADKVIVLDCSEGAAKGGTMDLEIFALPKIEVSRDFSATANSKLVVLTINSLGNAQSYLDVVQSNVELFRGIIPSIAHYSQNSVLLVASQPVEIMTYVSWKMSGFPRSRVIGIGCNLDSARFQYIVSNIMKAQTKGKVNWIIGEQGENKVTACSSSNSAGEYQSEDLTDDNADHLLANRALEVLKGKGQRSWSVGLSVADLADSILNDKRKVHSISTMVKGHYNINCEVFLSMPCVLGINGVTEMISLSAESAVTEKLQSSAASIHDLQQQLKL
- the UEVLD gene encoding ubiquitin-conjugating enzyme E2 variant 3 isoform X2, which produces MSTYTFKDGSQKDLLNFSGTVPVKYQGNSYNIPVCLWILDSHPFTPPICFLKPTANMGVSIGKHVDARGRIYLPYLQHWSHPRSTIIGLTEEMIAKFEEELPLYSLSSTDAARQLELLSYIAKITEGENNIQSKGNGKKDDGRFNKVTVIGAGDLGLACALAISAKDVADKVIVLDCSEGAAKGGTMDLEIFALPKIEVSRDFSATANSKLVVLTINSLGNAQSYLDVVQSNVELFRGIIPSIAHYSQNSVLLVASQPVEIMTYVSWKMSGFPRSRVIGIGCNLDSARFQYIVSNIMKAQTKGKVNWIIGEQGENKVTACSSSNSAGEYQSEDLTDDNADHLLANRALEVLKGKGQRSWSVGLSVADLADSILNDKRKVHSISTMVKGHYNINCEVFLSMPCVLGINGVTEMISLSAESAVTEKLQSSAASIHDLQQQLKL